Proteins encoded together in one Mycobacterium simiae window:
- a CDS encoding arylamine N-acetyltransferase family protein, producing MRLDLAGYFDRVNYRGPVEPTFEVLQDLMTAHTRTIPFENLDPLMGVPVGDLGPEALFDKLVGRRRGGYCYEQNGLMGYVLAELGFRVRRLAGRVVWMLAPDAPVPAMTHTALAVTFPGSQGSYLVDVGFGGQTLTSPIRFETGTVQQTTHEPFRLHDRGDGLVLQAQIRGQWQSLYEFTTETRPQIDLTVGSWYVSTNPDSHFVTGLVAATVTDDARINLSGRNLAIHRAGGTEKMLLEDAAAVLDTLTDRFGIDIDDLGPRDRLEARIADTLDN from the coding sequence ATGAGACTGGACCTGGCCGGCTACTTCGACCGCGTCAACTACCGCGGCCCCGTCGAGCCGACATTCGAGGTGCTCCAAGACCTGATGACGGCCCACACCCGGACCATCCCGTTCGAGAACCTCGACCCGTTGATGGGTGTACCGGTCGGCGACCTGGGTCCGGAAGCGTTGTTCGACAAGCTGGTGGGCCGGCGCCGCGGCGGCTACTGCTACGAGCAGAACGGGCTAATGGGCTATGTGCTGGCCGAACTCGGCTTCCGGGTGCGCCGGTTAGCCGGCCGGGTGGTCTGGATGCTGGCGCCCGACGCGCCGGTGCCGGCGATGACCCACACCGCGCTGGCAGTCACCTTCCCCGGGTCGCAGGGTTCCTACCTCGTCGACGTCGGCTTCGGTGGCCAGACCCTGACATCGCCGATCCGCTTCGAAACCGGTACCGTCCAGCAAACGACGCACGAGCCCTTCCGATTGCACGATCGCGGCGACGGCCTGGTGCTGCAGGCCCAGATCCGCGGGCAGTGGCAGTCGCTGTACGAATTCACCACGGAAACCCGGCCGCAGATCGACCTCACGGTCGGCAGCTGGTACGTCTCGACCAATCCGGACTCGCACTTCGTGACGGGCCTGGTCGCGGCGACCGTCACCGACGACGCCCGAATCAACCTGTCCGGCCGGAACTTGGCCATCCACCGCGCCGGCGGCACCGAAAAGATGCTCCTCGAGGATGCGGCCGCGGTGCTCGACACCCTCACCGACCGCTTCGGGATCGACATCGACGATCTCGGACCGCGCGATCGGCTCGAAGCGCGGATCGCCGATACCCTCGACAATTGA
- a CDS encoding fatty acyl-AMP ligase — protein MPTSGETARSHSYGLRIDVPEGLTLTSYFDHNRSLHGDDPAYRFLDYSQEPDGHPVVLSWNELWSRVCSIGARLQQVTQPGDRVAILAPQGLDYVAAFFGAVYAGTIAVPLFAPTMSGHAERLAAVLADARPAAVLTTAATAESVRTFIRTLAPDQRPRMIAVDALPETLGAMFTGANLDTDDIAYLQYTSGSTRSPAGVEITHRSVYTNAMQMVMSGGLDVDVRTVSWLPLFHDMGLMMIMFTAFFGAHVTIMDPMAFLRRPYRWIKQLGIESTYGRTFAAAPNFAFELTSERGLPPAGETLDLSNVVCILNGSEPVTMSAIEKFTNAFAPYGLPTNAVKPSYGMAEATLSVASISQDAAASAVYLDREQLGEGRAVVVSPDAPGAVAQVSCGQPIPDQWAVIASPDGAEVPDGTVGEIWLQGNNIGRGYFGREDETRRVFGNKLQSRLDVGSHAEGAADHGCWLATGDLGVYLDGELYLTGRIKDLIIIDGRNHYPFDIETTVGESSPAIRTGYVAAFSVPAADLGAVDGGSGEQLVVVAERAAGAGRADLGAVADTVRAAISRNHQVRVADMRLVAAGTIPRTTSGKLARSACRTEYLAGKFNR, from the coding sequence GTGCCCACATCGGGCGAGACGGCGCGTAGCCATAGTTACGGGCTTCGGATCGACGTCCCCGAGGGTCTGACGCTGACGTCATACTTCGACCACAACCGGTCCCTGCACGGTGACGATCCCGCCTACCGCTTTCTGGACTATTCGCAGGAACCCGACGGACACCCGGTGGTGCTGAGTTGGAATGAGCTGTGGAGCCGGGTTTGCTCGATCGGCGCCCGCCTGCAGCAGGTAACCCAGCCGGGGGACCGGGTGGCGATCCTGGCGCCCCAGGGCCTGGACTATGTCGCGGCGTTTTTCGGCGCCGTCTACGCCGGCACTATCGCCGTCCCACTCTTCGCGCCGACCATGTCCGGCCACGCCGAGCGGTTGGCCGCCGTGCTGGCCGACGCCCGGCCCGCCGCCGTCTTGACCACGGCCGCCACCGCCGAGTCCGTCCGGACATTCATCCGGACGCTGGCGCCGGACCAGCGGCCGCGGATGATCGCCGTGGACGCGCTGCCAGAGACACTCGGTGCGATGTTCACCGGAGCGAACCTGGACACCGACGACATCGCCTACTTGCAGTACACCTCGGGCTCGACGCGATCACCGGCCGGCGTGGAGATCACGCATCGTTCCGTCTACACCAACGCGATGCAGATGGTGATGAGCGGTGGGCTGGATGTCGACGTCCGGACGGTGAGCTGGCTGCCTCTGTTCCACGACATGGGGCTGATGATGATCATGTTCACGGCGTTTTTCGGGGCGCATGTCACGATCATGGATCCGATGGCCTTTTTGCGCCGCCCGTACCGCTGGATCAAGCAATTGGGCATCGAGTCGACATACGGCCGGACCTTCGCCGCGGCCCCCAATTTCGCCTTCGAGCTGACCTCGGAGCGCGGGTTGCCGCCGGCCGGCGAGACTCTGGATCTGAGCAACGTGGTGTGCATCCTCAACGGGTCCGAGCCGGTCACCATGTCGGCCATCGAGAAGTTCACCAACGCGTTCGCCCCGTACGGCTTGCCCACCAATGCGGTCAAGCCCTCCTACGGGATGGCCGAGGCGACGCTGTCGGTGGCCAGCATCTCGCAGGACGCGGCGGCCAGCGCCGTCTATCTCGATCGCGAGCAGCTCGGCGAAGGCCGTGCGGTGGTCGTCTCGCCGGACGCACCGGGTGCGGTCGCCCAGGTGTCCTGCGGGCAGCCGATCCCCGACCAATGGGCCGTGATCGCCAGCCCGGACGGTGCCGAGGTGCCGGACGGCACCGTGGGCGAGATTTGGTTGCAGGGCAACAACATCGGCCGCGGGTACTTCGGACGCGAGGACGAAACCCGACGGGTGTTCGGCAACAAGCTGCAGTCCCGGCTCGACGTCGGCAGCCATGCCGAGGGTGCCGCCGACCACGGCTGCTGGCTGGCGACCGGCGATCTCGGCGTATACCTGGACGGTGAGCTGTACCTGACCGGCCGGATCAAAGACCTGATCATTATCGACGGGCGCAACCACTACCCGTTCGACATCGAAACCACCGTCGGCGAGTCCTCGCCCGCCATCCGCACCGGCTACGTCGCCGCGTTCTCCGTCCCCGCCGCCGACCTCGGCGCGGTCGACGGTGGCTCCGGCGAGCAGCTCGTCGTGGTGGCCGAGCGGGCTGCCGGCGCCGGCCGTGCCGACCTGGGTGCGGTGGCCGACACGGTGCGGGCGGCTATTTCACGCAACCACCAGGTACGCGTCGCTGACATGCGGCTGGTCGCCGCCGGCACCATTCCCCGCACGACCAGCGGCAAACTCGCCCGCAGCGCCTGCCGGACCGAGTATCTCGCGGGCAAGTTCAACCGCTGA
- a CDS encoding pyridoxal phosphate-dependent aminotransferase: MNDSVALRAGIPPFHVMDVWLAAAERQRSHGDLVNLSAGQPSVGAPEPVRAAAAAALQRNQLGYTVALGIPELRTAIATNYQRVHGITVDPDAVVITTGSSGGFLLAFLACFDVGDRVAMASPGYPCYRNILSALGCEVVEIPCGEQTRFQPTAQLLAELDQPVRGVVVASPANPTGTVIPPDELAAIASWCDASGVRLISDEVYHGLVYDGAPQTSCAWQTSRNALVVNSFSKYYAMTGWRLGWLLVPPELRRAVDCLTGNFTICPPVLSQIAAVAAFTPEATAEADGNLDHYAVNRTLLLDGLRGIGIDRLAPTDGAFYVYADVSNFTEDSMAFCSKLLADTGVAIAPGVDFDPVQGHKFVRLSFAGPTSDIEEAVRRIGPWLSVSG; encoded by the coding sequence GTGAACGACTCGGTCGCACTGCGCGCCGGCATCCCGCCGTTCCACGTGATGGATGTGTGGCTGGCGGCCGCCGAGCGTCAGCGCAGCCACGGCGATTTGGTCAACCTGTCGGCAGGGCAGCCGAGTGTCGGCGCCCCCGAGCCGGTGCGCGCGGCCGCGGCGGCTGCTCTGCAGCGCAACCAGCTGGGCTATACCGTGGCCTTGGGCATACCCGAGCTGCGTACCGCGATCGCAACGAATTATCAACGCGTGCATGGAATTACCGTCGACCCCGATGCTGTCGTCATCACCACCGGATCGTCCGGCGGATTCCTCCTCGCGTTTCTGGCGTGCTTCGACGTCGGCGATCGAGTCGCGATGGCCAGCCCCGGCTACCCCTGCTACCGCAACATCCTGTCCGCGCTGGGGTGTGAGGTGGTCGAGATCCCCTGCGGCGAGCAGACCCGGTTCCAGCCCACCGCGCAGCTGCTCGCCGAACTCGACCAGCCGGTCCGCGGCGTGGTCGTCGCCAGCCCGGCCAATCCCACCGGAACCGTCATCCCCCCGGACGAACTGGCGGCGATAGCGTCCTGGTGCGATGCCTCCGGCGTGCGGTTGATCAGCGATGAGGTCTACCACGGTCTGGTCTATGACGGCGCTCCGCAGACCAGCTGCGCTTGGCAGACTTCGCGAAATGCCTTGGTGGTCAACAGTTTTTCGAAGTATTACGCGATGACCGGTTGGCGGCTGGGCTGGCTGCTGGTCCCGCCCGAGCTGCGCCGCGCAGTGGATTGCCTGACGGGGAATTTCACCATCTGCCCGCCGGTGCTGTCCCAGATCGCCGCCGTCGCCGCGTTCACCCCGGAGGCAACCGCCGAGGCCGACGGCAATCTGGACCACTACGCGGTGAACCGAACGCTGCTGCTGGACGGCCTGCGCGGCATCGGCATCGACCGGCTGGCGCCCACCGACGGAGCGTTCTACGTCTACGCCGACGTCTCGAACTTTACCGAGGACTCGATGGCGTTCTGTTCAAAGTTGTTGGCCGACACCGGTGTTGCAATCGCCCCCGGTGTCGACTTCGATCCCGTACAGGGCCACAAGTTCGTTCGGCTCTCGTTCGCCGGACCGACAAGCGACATCGAAGAAGCCGTGCGCCGGATCGGCCCGTGGTTGTCCGTCAGCGGTTGA
- the ipdE2 gene encoding acyl-CoA dehydrogenase IpdE2 gives MSEERELLRDTVAALVAKHANPAAVRTAMESERGYDDGLWQLLCEQVGAAALVIPEELGGAGGELADAATVLQELGRALVPSPLLGTTLAELALLAAPEPDTATLEALAAGTSIGALVLDADYVVNGDIADVVVAATHGRAGGRVSRWTRFSAQPATTMDPTRRLASLQPQDTVEFGPDPGLADAAAILLAAEQIGAAERCLELTVEYTKSRVQFGRPIGSFQALKHRMADLYVTIAAAKAVVSDACTDPTPTAAATARLAATEALCTVAGEGIQLHGGIAITWEHDMHLYFKRAHGSAQLLGTPAQMLRRLESEVFETP, from the coding sequence ATGAGTGAAGAACGGGAACTGCTGCGCGACACCGTCGCCGCGCTGGTGGCCAAACACGCCAACCCGGCGGCCGTCCGCACGGCGATGGAATCCGAGCGCGGCTACGACGACGGGTTGTGGCAGCTGCTGTGTGAGCAGGTCGGCGCCGCCGCCTTGGTGATCCCCGAGGAGCTGGGCGGCGCCGGCGGGGAATTAGCCGATGCGGCAACGGTTTTACAGGAGCTTGGCCGCGCCTTGGTGCCCTCGCCGCTGCTGGGTACCACGCTGGCGGAGCTGGCGTTGCTGGCCGCGCCCGAGCCGGACACCGCAACGCTGGAAGCGCTGGCAGCCGGAACGTCAATCGGGGCGTTGGTGCTTGACGCCGACTATGTGGTCAACGGCGACATCGCCGACGTCGTCGTCGCCGCCACCCACGGCCGGGCCGGCGGCCGAGTGAGCCGGTGGACGCGCTTCAGCGCGCAACCCGCGACCACGATGGACCCGACCCGTCGGCTGGCCTCCCTCCAGCCGCAAGACACCGTCGAGTTTGGTCCCGACCCCGGGCTGGCCGACGCTGCGGCGATTCTGCTGGCGGCCGAGCAGATCGGGGCCGCCGAGCGTTGTCTGGAGCTGACGGTCGAATACACCAAGAGCCGGGTGCAGTTCGGTAGGCCGATCGGTAGCTTCCAGGCGCTCAAACACCGGATGGCCGACCTATACGTGACGATCGCCGCGGCCAAGGCCGTGGTGTCGGATGCCTGCACCGATCCCACCCCCACCGCCGCGGCGACCGCTCGCCTGGCCGCCACCGAAGCGCTGTGTACTGTGGCGGGCGAGGGCATTCAGCTGCATGGCGGCATCGCGATCACCTGGGAGCACGACATGCACTTGTACTTCAAGCGCGCGCACGGCAGCGCCCAGTTGCTCGGCACACCGGCACAGATGCTGCGCCGACTGGAATCAGAGGTGTTCGAGACCCCGTGA
- a CDS encoding acyl-CoA dehydrogenase family protein — translation MKFALDEQQRDFAASIDAALGGADLPGAVRAWSDGDLAPGRKVWEQLADLGVTALAVPEKFDGLDAHPVDQVVALERLGRWCVPGPVTESIAVAPVLLAEQADHSAALSSGELIATVALPPDMSRAVDAHAAGLVLLADGDEVSAATAGACQRSVDPSRRLYDVTATGAPWQADIQRAYEFGALATAAQLIGAAEALLSDTVAYAKQRSQFGRVIGSYQAIKHKLADVHIAIELARPLVYGAALALADEPSTAARDVSAAKAAAADAGLLAARSALQTHGAIGFTQEHDLSLWLLRVQALRSAWGTPEVHKRRVLEAL, via the coding sequence GTGAAATTTGCGCTCGACGAACAGCAGCGTGACTTCGCGGCCAGCATCGACGCGGCGCTGGGCGGTGCGGACCTGCCCGGCGCGGTGCGCGCCTGGTCCGACGGCGACCTCGCCCCCGGCCGCAAGGTGTGGGAGCAATTGGCCGATCTCGGCGTCACCGCGCTGGCGGTGCCGGAGAAATTCGACGGACTCGACGCTCATCCGGTGGACCAGGTAGTCGCGCTGGAACGACTGGGGCGGTGGTGCGTGCCCGGGCCGGTCACCGAATCCATCGCCGTGGCACCGGTTCTGCTGGCCGAGCAGGCCGACCACAGCGCCGCGCTGTCCTCCGGGGAGTTGATCGCCACGGTCGCGCTGCCGCCGGACATGTCCCGCGCGGTAGACGCGCACGCCGCCGGCCTGGTTTTGCTGGCTGACGGCGACGAGGTCAGCGCGGCAACCGCGGGTGCGTGCCAGCGCTCGGTCGATCCCAGCCGCCGCCTGTACGACGTCACCGCGACCGGTGCGCCATGGCAGGCAGATATCCAGCGCGCCTACGAGTTCGGCGCGCTGGCCACCGCGGCGCAACTGATCGGTGCCGCCGAAGCCCTGCTGAGCGACACCGTCGCCTACGCCAAACAGCGCTCCCAGTTCGGTCGAGTCATCGGCTCGTATCAGGCGATCAAACATAAGCTCGCCGACGTGCACATCGCCATCGAGCTGGCGCGCCCGTTGGTCTACGGCGCGGCGCTGGCGCTGGCCGACGAACCGAGCACCGCGGCGCGCGACGTGAGCGCGGCCAAGGCAGCCGCGGCCGATGCCGGACTGCTCGCCGCCCGCTCGGCGTTGCAGACCCACGGCGCAATCGGTTTTACCCAGGAACATGACCTGTCCCTATGGCTGCTGCGGGTACAGGCGTTGCGCTCGGCCTGGGGCACTCCGGAGGTGCACAAGCGCCGGGTGCTGGAGGCGCTATGA
- a CDS encoding acyl-CoA dehydrogenase family protein, translating into MDLELDEETLAFRSEVREFLAANAESIPTQSYDNAEGFAQHRHWDRVLFDAGLSVITWPKKYGGRDAPLLHWVVFEEEYFRAGAPGRASANGTSMLAPTLFAHGTEEQLDRILPKMASGEQIWAQAWSEPESGSDLASLRSTATKTEGGWLLNGQKIWSSRAPFAEMGFGLFRSDPTAERHHGLTYFMFDLKATGVTVRPIVQLGGDTGFGEIFLDDVFVPDEDVIGTPNDGWRAAMSTSSNERGMSLRSPARFLAAAERLVQLWQDAGSPAEFTDRVADAWIKAQAYRLQTFGTVTRLAGGGELGAESSVTKVFWSDLDVAIHQTAIDIRGTDGEIAGPWTDGLLFALGGPIYAGTNEIQRNIISERLLGLPREKSGGTK; encoded by the coding sequence TTGGATCTGGAACTAGACGAAGAAACCCTGGCCTTCCGGTCCGAGGTCCGCGAATTCCTCGCGGCCAATGCCGAGTCGATTCCCACGCAGTCTTACGACAACGCCGAAGGCTTTGCCCAGCATCGGCATTGGGACCGAGTGCTGTTCGACGCGGGCCTGTCGGTGATCACCTGGCCCAAGAAGTACGGCGGCCGGGACGCGCCGCTGCTGCACTGGGTGGTGTTCGAGGAGGAATACTTTCGCGCCGGCGCACCGGGCCGCGCCAGCGCCAACGGCACCTCGATGCTGGCCCCGACGCTGTTCGCGCACGGCACCGAAGAACAGTTGGACCGGATACTGCCCAAAATGGCTAGTGGCGAACAGATCTGGGCGCAAGCCTGGTCGGAACCCGAGTCCGGCAGCGACCTGGCGTCGCTGCGGTCCACCGCGACCAAGACCGAGGGCGGCTGGCTGCTGAACGGACAGAAGATCTGGAGCTCGCGGGCGCCGTTCGCCGAAATGGGTTTCGGGCTGTTCCGCTCCGACCCCACCGCCGAGCGCCATCACGGGCTGACGTATTTCATGTTCGACCTGAAGGCCACCGGGGTTACCGTGCGCCCCATCGTGCAGCTGGGCGGGGACACCGGCTTCGGTGAGATCTTTCTCGACGACGTCTTCGTGCCCGACGAGGACGTCATCGGCACGCCGAACGACGGTTGGCGGGCCGCGATGAGCACGTCGAGCAACGAGCGCGGCATGTCGCTGCGCAGTCCGGCCCGATTCTTGGCGGCCGCCGAACGACTGGTGCAGCTGTGGCAGGACGCCGGCTCCCCCGCCGAGTTCACCGACCGGGTTGCCGACGCCTGGATCAAGGCGCAGGCCTATCGGTTACAGACCTTCGGCACGGTGACGCGGCTGGCCGGCGGCGGCGAACTGGGCGCCGAATCGTCAGTCACCAAGGTGTTCTGGTCCGACCTCGACGTGGCAATCCATCAGACCGCCATCGACATTCGCGGCACCGACGGTGAGATCGCCGGCCCGTGGACCGACGGCCTGCTGTTTGCCCTGGGCGGCCCGATCTACGCCGGCACCAACGAGATCCAACGCAACATCATCTCCGAGCGGTTGCTGGGCCTGCCGCGGGAGAAGTCCGGAGGCACCAAGTGA
- the fadD3 gene encoding 3-((3aS,4S,7aS)-7a-methyl-1,5-dioxo-octahydro-1H-inden-4-yl)propanoate--CoA ligase FadD3 — protein sequence MTPRTVPAALDRLVERSPDQLALVTDERSFTASELRDQVYRAAAALIALGVEHGDRVAVWSPNTWHWVIACLAIHHAGAAMVPLNTRYTAAEAGDILARTGAPVLFGMGRFLGHDRVADLDRAALPALRHVVRIPVDGPETGTGTWDEFIARGNDTAAVPARAAAVQPDDVSDILFTSGTTGRSKGVLCAHRQSLSASAAWAANGKITSDDRYLCINPFFHNFGYKAGILACLQTGATLIPHLTFDPLRALQAIEQHRITVLPGPPTIYQTLLDHPARKDYDLSSLRFAVTGAATVPVVLVERMQSELDIDIVLTAYGLTEANGMGTSCRADDDAVTVATTCGRPFAGFELRIDAAVPGEAGEVLLRGPNVMLGYLDDPAATAAAIDADGWLHTGDIGAVDENGNLRITDRLKDMYICGGFNVYPAEIEQVLARMDGVADAAVIGVPDERLGEVGRAFVVPHPGAELDEQSVIGYCREHLANFKAPRSVRFVDALPRNAGGKVVKPQLREWT from the coding sequence ATGACTCCGCGCACCGTGCCGGCGGCATTAGATCGCCTCGTCGAGCGGTCGCCCGACCAGCTCGCCTTGGTCACCGACGAACGCTCCTTCACCGCGTCCGAACTGCGCGACCAGGTATACCGCGCGGCCGCCGCGCTCATCGCGCTGGGCGTCGAGCACGGCGATCGGGTGGCCGTGTGGTCGCCGAACACCTGGCATTGGGTAATAGCCTGCCTGGCGATTCATCACGCCGGCGCCGCGATGGTCCCACTGAACACGCGCTATACCGCGGCAGAGGCCGGCGACATCCTGGCCCGCACCGGTGCGCCGGTGTTGTTCGGCATGGGCCGCTTCCTCGGCCACGACCGCGTGGCCGACCTAGACCGTGCGGCCCTGCCCGCGCTGCGGCACGTCGTGCGGATACCGGTCGACGGGCCGGAAACGGGTACCGGGACCTGGGACGAGTTCATCGCGCGCGGGAACGACACGGCGGCGGTGCCCGCCCGCGCCGCCGCCGTCCAACCGGACGACGTCAGCGACATCCTGTTCACCTCCGGCACCACCGGACGCAGCAAAGGCGTGCTGTGCGCACACCGGCAGTCCCTGTCGGCCTCGGCGGCCTGGGCGGCCAACGGCAAGATCACCAGCGACGACCGCTACCTGTGCATCAACCCGTTCTTTCACAACTTCGGCTACAAGGCCGGAATCCTGGCGTGCCTGCAAACCGGCGCGACGCTGATTCCGCACCTCACCTTCGATCCGCTGCGAGCGTTGCAGGCCATCGAGCAGCATCGCATTACCGTATTGCCCGGGCCGCCAACGATTTACCAGACGCTGCTCGATCACCCGGCACGCAAGGACTACGACCTGAGCTCGCTGCGATTCGCGGTGACCGGCGCCGCGACCGTGCCCGTCGTGTTGGTGGAACGCATGCAATCCGAGCTCGACATCGACATCGTGCTGACCGCCTACGGCCTCACCGAGGCCAACGGCATGGGGACCAGTTGCCGAGCCGACGATGACGCGGTGACCGTCGCGACCACCTGCGGGCGCCCGTTCGCCGGCTTCGAATTGCGCATCGACGCGGCGGTCCCCGGGGAAGCCGGCGAGGTACTGCTGCGGGGTCCCAACGTAATGCTGGGCTATCTGGACGACCCGGCGGCCACCGCCGCGGCCATCGACGCCGACGGCTGGCTGCACACCGGGGACATCGGCGCGGTGGACGAGAACGGCAACCTGCGCATCACCGACCGGCTCAAGGACATGTACATCTGCGGCGGATTCAACGTCTACCCCGCCGAAATCGAGCAGGTGCTGGCCCGGATGGACGGGGTGGCCGACGCCGCGGTGATCGGAGTTCCCGACGAGCGTCTCGGTGAGGTGGGACGCGCGTTCGTGGTGCCCCACCCAGGTGCGGAGCTCGACGAACAGTCGGTAATCGGTTATTGCCGTGAGCATTTGGCGAATTTCAAGGCACCTCGATCGGTGCGGTTCGTCGACGCGTTGCCGCGCAACGCGGGTGGCAAGGTGGTCAAACCACAACTGCGAGAATGGACCTGA
- the ipdE1 gene encoding acyl-CoA dehydrogenase IpdE1, which produces MQDVEEFRAEVRDWLADNLVGEFAALKGLGGPGREHEAFEERRAWNQHLAAAGLTCLGWPVEHGGRGLSTAHRVAFYEEYAKADAPDKVNHFGEELLGPTLIAFGTPEQQRRFLPRILDVTELWCQGYSEPGAGSDLANVSTTAELDGDEWVINGQKVWTSLAHVSQWCFVVARTEKGSKRHAGLSYLLVPLDQPGVQVRPIVQITGTAEFNEVFFDDARTEAGLVVGQPGDGWRVAMGTLTFERGVSTLGQQIRYARELSNLAELAQRNGAADDPFIRARLTRAWTGLRAMRSYALATMDVEQPGQDNVSKLLWANWHRDLGELAMDVIGKPGMTLSEGEFDEWQRLFLFTRADTIYGGSNEIQRNIIAERVLGLPREVKA; this is translated from the coding sequence ATGCAGGATGTCGAGGAGTTCCGGGCGGAGGTCCGAGATTGGCTCGCCGACAATCTGGTCGGCGAATTCGCGGCGCTGAAGGGCCTCGGTGGCCCCGGGCGCGAACACGAAGCGTTCGAAGAGCGCCGGGCCTGGAACCAGCATCTGGCCGCGGCGGGGCTGACCTGTTTGGGGTGGCCGGTCGAGCACGGCGGCCGCGGGCTGTCGACGGCGCACCGGGTCGCCTTCTACGAGGAGTACGCCAAGGCCGATGCGCCGGACAAGGTCAATCACTTCGGCGAGGAGCTACTCGGCCCCACCCTGATCGCGTTCGGGACCCCCGAGCAACAGCGCCGCTTCCTGCCGCGCATCCTCGACGTCACCGAGCTGTGGTGCCAGGGCTACTCCGAGCCGGGTGCCGGCAGCGACTTGGCCAACGTCTCCACGACGGCGGAGTTAGACGGTGACGAGTGGGTGATCAACGGGCAGAAGGTGTGGACATCCTTGGCGCACGTGTCGCAGTGGTGTTTCGTGGTCGCGCGCACCGAGAAAGGTTCCAAGCGCCACGCGGGCCTGTCGTATCTGCTGGTGCCGCTGGATCAGCCCGGCGTGCAGGTGCGGCCGATCGTGCAGATCACCGGCACCGCGGAGTTCAACGAGGTCTTCTTCGACGACGCCCGCACCGAGGCCGGGCTGGTGGTCGGCCAGCCAGGCGACGGTTGGCGGGTGGCGATGGGAACGCTGACTTTCGAGCGTGGCGTCTCCACTCTCGGGCAGCAAATCCGCTACGCACGTGAACTTTCCAATCTCGCCGAGCTCGCGCAGCGCAACGGTGCCGCCGACGATCCGTTCATCCGGGCGCGCCTTACCCGGGCCTGGACCGGCCTGCGGGCTATGCGCTCCTATGCGCTGGCCACCATGGACGTCGAGCAGCCCGGCCAGGACAACGTGTCAAAGCTGTTGTGGGCCAATTGGCATCGTGATCTGGGTGAGCTCGCGATGGATGTCATCGGCAAGCCGGGTATGACGTTGTCGGAAGGGGAATTCGACGAGTGGCAGCGACTGTTCCTGTTCACCCGGGCCGACACCATCTACGGCGGATCCAACGAGATTCAGCGCAACATCATCGCCGAGCGGGTGCTCGGCCTACCGCGAGAGGTTAAAGCATGA
- the ipdF gene encoding (5R,7aS)-5-hydroxy-7a-methyl-1-oxo-2,3,5,6,7,7a-hexahydro-1H-indene-carboxyl-CoA reductase has product MSLSETPKEIAGHGLLTGKVVVVTAAAGTGIGAATARRALAEGADVVISDHHERRLGETAQELSGLGLGRVEHVVCDVTSTAQVDALISSANARLGRIDVLVNNAGLGGQTAVVDMTDEEWDRVLNVTLTSVLRATRAALRYFRDAKHGGVIVNNASVLGWRAQHSQSHYAAAKAGVMALTRCSAIEAAEYGVRINAVSPSIARHKFLEKTSSAELLDRLAAGEAFGRAAEPWEVAAAIAFLASDYSSYLTGEVISVSSQHP; this is encoded by the coding sequence ATGAGTCTGTCCGAGACTCCGAAAGAGATTGCCGGACATGGGCTTCTGACGGGCAAGGTCGTCGTCGTCACCGCGGCCGCGGGTACCGGCATCGGGGCGGCGACCGCACGCCGGGCGCTGGCCGAGGGGGCCGACGTCGTGATCTCGGACCATCATGAGCGACGGCTCGGTGAGACCGCCCAGGAACTGTCCGGCTTGGGACTCGGCCGGGTCGAGCACGTGGTGTGTGACGTGACGTCGACGGCGCAGGTCGACGCGCTGATCTCCTCGGCGAATGCCCGATTGGGACGGATCGACGTGCTGGTCAACAACGCCGGGCTGGGTGGGCAAACGGCGGTGGTGGACATGACCGACGAGGAGTGGGATCGCGTCCTGAACGTGACGCTGACCTCGGTACTGCGAGCCACCCGCGCGGCACTGCGTTACTTCCGCGACGCGAAGCACGGCGGCGTGATCGTCAACAACGCGAGCGTGCTGGGCTGGCGGGCGCAACACTCGCAGTCGCACTACGCCGCCGCCAAGGCCGGGGTGATGGCGCTAACCCGTTGCAGCGCAATCGAAGCCGCCGAGTACGGGGTCCGCATCAACGCGGTGTCCCCGAGTATCGCCCGGCACAAATTCCTGGAAAAGACGTCGTCGGCCGAATTGCTGGACCGGCTGGCGGCCGGGGAGGCGTTCGGCCGCGCCGCCGAGCCGTGGGAGGTGGCGGCCGCCATCGCCTTCCTGGCCAGCGACTACTCGAGTTACCTCACGGGCGAGGTGATCTCGGTCTCCAGTCAGCATCCGTGA